From the Clostridium cagae genome, the window AAAGAAGAAATAATGAAACGTTCAGGTTATGAGGTCGAAATTGCTAAAATTCTTGTAAGAGATACAAGTAAAGCAAGAGGCGTGGAAGTTTCAGAAGAACTCATAACTACAGATTTTGATGAAATATTAAAAGATGATTCTATTAAAATAGTACTTGAAATTATGGGTGGAATAGATCCCGCTAAAGAATATATGATAAAGTGCATGAATGCAGGAAAACATATTGTAACAGCAAATAAGATGTTAATTGCCACACATGGAGATGAACTTTTTGAAAATGCTGATAGCAATGGAGTAATGTTTAAATATGAGGCAAGTGTGGCAGGAGGAATTCCAATAATAAATGGTATAGATGAAAGTTTGACTGCAAATAAAATAAAAGAATTATATGGAATTATAAATGGTACTACAAATTATATTTTAACTAAAATGGAATGTGATGGATTTGGATTTGATGAAGCTTTAAAAGAAGCACAGGAAAAAGGTTATGCAGAAGCAGATCCTACATCTGATATAGATGGTTATGATGCTCAATATAAATTAGCAATACTTTCATCATTAGCATTTGGAACAAAAATTGATGTAGATAATGTTTATAGAGAAGGAATAACTAATATAAATCCTATAGACATGGAATATGCAAAAGAATTTAAAATGGTTATTAAATTGCTTGCAATTGTAAAAGAAGTGAATGGAAAGCTTGAATTAAGAGTTCATCCAACTATGATACCTAAAAAACATCCGCTAGCTAATGT encodes:
- a CDS encoding homoserine dehydrogenase; this encodes MKKVRIALLGLGNVGRGVCMILNSNKEEIMKRSGYEVEIAKILVRDTSKARGVEVSEELITTDFDEILKDDSIKIVLEIMGGIDPAKEYMIKCMNAGKHIVTANKMLIATHGDELFENADSNGVMFKYEASVAGGIPIINGIDESLTANKIKELYGIINGTTNYILTKMECDGFGFDEALKEAQEKGYAEADPTSDIDGYDAQYKLAILSSLAFGTKIDVDNVYREGITNINPIDMEYAKEFKMVIKLLAIVKEVNGKLELRVHPTMIPKKHPLANVYDSFNAVFVKGNAVGDLMFYGRGAGDLPTGSAVVSDVISMLRSNVDLENYNSVVKNNLWDREISDIKDVESKFYIRATVLDESGVLGEITAILGKHDVSLRSVIQKGEENGKGQVTIVLVTHKTSQAQIYSSCNEISNLSSVNKIDNIIRIEDFKE